A genomic segment from Neobacillus sp. YX16 encodes:
- a CDS encoding MaoC/PaaZ C-terminal domain-containing protein produces MYFEDLQVGDLFPVLKKDPITRVQLVRFAGASGDFNPLHTVEEVGEQAGTGIIAHGMLIMGMLSQGVTTWISRKNIKRIQVRFSKMTYPGESIEIVGRVIEKKADNLVVAEVLAKNCEGDIKVSGIFEAKLPSRV; encoded by the coding sequence ATGTATTTTGAAGATTTGCAGGTGGGAGATTTATTCCCAGTTCTGAAAAAAGATCCGATTACACGAGTTCAGCTGGTAAGATTTGCAGGGGCATCCGGAGATTTTAATCCACTGCATACCGTTGAAGAGGTTGGGGAGCAAGCAGGCACAGGTATTATCGCTCACGGGATGTTAATCATGGGGATGTTATCCCAAGGGGTTACAACTTGGATATCACGAAAAAACATTAAGAGAATACAAGTACGTTTTAGTAAAATGACGTATCCTGGAGAATCTATCGAAATTGTTGGCAGAGTGATAGAGAAAAAAGCTGACAACCTCGTGGTAGCTGAAGTACTGGCGAAAAACTGTGAAGGCGATATAAAAGTTTCTGGGATTTTTGAAGCCAAATTGCCATCAAGGGTTTAG
- a CDS encoding electron transfer flavoprotein subunit beta/FixA family protein, with amino-acid sequence MNILVLMKQTFDPEEKIAFQYGTVSEEGVNFIINPYDEYAIEEALQLRSLHGGEVTVITVGTEREENGLRTALAMGADKAIIVNSEDLNLDEYSTVKILESIIKNLEFDIILAGNVGVDYGSGQIGPRLAEELNIPQVTTITKLAIVGNKAVIERDVEGDIEVVMVSLPVLVTAQQGLNEPRYPSLPGIMKAKKKPIERIEIDDLHIEAVLEVKTITTETFFAPKKGAGRILEGDIKAQVSELAVLLRNEVKAI; translated from the coding sequence ATGAACATTTTAGTGTTGATGAAACAAACGTTCGATCCGGAGGAAAAAATTGCGTTCCAATACGGCACCGTTAGTGAAGAAGGGGTAAACTTCATCATCAATCCTTACGATGAATATGCAATTGAAGAAGCGCTTCAATTGCGGTCATTGCACGGTGGTGAAGTAACGGTTATCACGGTAGGAACTGAACGTGAAGAGAATGGGCTGCGAACGGCGCTTGCTATGGGAGCGGATAAAGCGATTATCGTTAATAGCGAAGATTTAAATCTTGATGAATACAGTACAGTTAAAATTCTTGAGTCAATTATTAAAAATCTGGAATTTGACATCATATTAGCCGGTAATGTGGGAGTTGATTATGGCAGTGGACAAATTGGTCCACGCCTTGCAGAGGAACTAAATATTCCACAAGTGACGACGATCACGAAGCTTGCGATTGTTGGAAACAAAGCTGTGATCGAGCGTGACGTTGAAGGAGATATAGAGGTTGTCATGGTATCGCTTCCAGTATTGGTCACAGCGCAACAGGGATTAAATGAGCCGCGTTATCCTTCCTTGCCTGGCATCATGAAAGCGAAGAAAAAGCCAATTGAGCGGATTGAGATTGATGATTTACATATCGAAGCAGTTCTAGAAGTAAAGACCATAACTACCGAGACATTTTTTGCGCCGAAAAAAGGAGCAGGACGTATCCTGGAGGGTGACATCAAAGCTCAAGTTTCTGAACTGGCTGTACTTCTTCGCAATGAAGTGAAGGCAATCTAA
- a CDS encoding acyl-CoA dehydrogenase → MNFLLSEEHQMMQKMVREFALNECEPTAAQRDEEEYFDIKIWRKMAELGLCGIPWPEEYGGAGADYMSYVITVEELSRVDASIGTTLAAHSSLAGWPVFKFGTEAQKQKYLRTMAEGKSMGAYCLTEAGSGSDSSGMKTTAVLKGDEWILNGSKIFITNGGYADIYIVFAQTNPELKHKGITAFIVEKDFPGFSVGKKEKKMGIRSSATTEVIFEDCRVPKDNLLGQVGEGFKIAMMTLDGGRNGVAAQAVGIAQGAFDKAVEYAKDRVQFGKPISALQAIQFKLADMATKIEASRLLTYQAAWREDQGIPYGHQSAMSKLFAGDTAMEVALEAIQVFGGYGYTREYPVERYMRDAKITQIYEGTQEIQRLVIAGNLLK, encoded by the coding sequence ATGAACTTTTTATTATCAGAAGAACACCAGATGATGCAAAAAATGGTGCGCGAGTTTGCACTGAACGAATGTGAGCCTACTGCAGCACAGCGAGATGAAGAAGAATACTTTGATATTAAGATTTGGCGGAAGATGGCAGAACTTGGCTTATGCGGAATCCCTTGGCCGGAGGAATACGGTGGTGCCGGTGCCGATTATATGAGTTATGTGATCACGGTGGAAGAACTTTCCCGGGTGGATGCTTCCATAGGGACTACTCTTGCTGCCCATTCATCGTTAGCCGGATGGCCGGTTTTTAAGTTCGGAACGGAGGCACAAAAACAAAAATATTTGCGAACCATGGCAGAGGGAAAAAGCATGGGTGCGTATTGCCTGACTGAAGCTGGATCGGGATCTGATTCCAGTGGAATGAAAACAACAGCGGTACTAAAGGGCGATGAGTGGATATTGAACGGTTCGAAGATTTTTATTACCAACGGTGGTTATGCGGATATCTATATTGTATTTGCCCAGACCAATCCGGAACTAAAGCATAAGGGGATTACCGCTTTTATTGTAGAAAAGGACTTCCCAGGGTTTTCTGTAGGAAAGAAGGAGAAAAAGATGGGCATTCGCTCTTCCGCAACAACGGAAGTGATTTTTGAGGACTGCCGTGTGCCAAAGGACAATCTCTTGGGACAAGTAGGTGAAGGGTTTAAGATTGCCATGATGACCCTTGACGGCGGTCGGAATGGAGTCGCTGCCCAAGCGGTGGGAATTGCACAGGGAGCGTTTGATAAAGCTGTCGAATATGCGAAGGATCGAGTGCAATTTGGCAAACCGATTAGCGCGCTTCAAGCTATACAATTCAAACTAGCCGATATGGCTACCAAAATAGAAGCCTCTCGTTTATTGACATATCAAGCTGCCTGGCGTGAGGATCAAGGAATCCCTTATGGGCATCAATCTGCAATGTCCAAGCTGTTTGCCGGAGACACTGCAATGGAAGTTGCGCTTGAGGCTATTCAAGTATTTGGTGGATATGGTTATACAAGGGAATACCCGGTAGAACGTTATATGAGAGATGCAAAAATCACCCAAATCTATGAAGGAACTCAAGAGATTCAGCGACTTGTTATAGCTGGAAATCTGTTGAAATAA
- a CDS encoding MaoC family dehydratase N-terminal domain-containing protein has protein sequence MKDLLGLELEPYSMAVEKGKIKELAIAIGDDNPIYYSLEAAKNAGYDGIPVPLTFLQVIEYHGGYGFQEKMEVLKLNPVKILHGEQEYEYLGDIYAGDELHVTSKIVRADTKIGSSGGMDFVTEETRYTNQKGELVAIAKITLVHRH, from the coding sequence GTGAAAGATTTACTTGGACTTGAGTTGGAACCTTACAGCATGGCAGTGGAAAAAGGGAAAATAAAAGAATTGGCCATCGCCATTGGGGATGATAACCCGATTTACTACAGCTTGGAGGCAGCCAAGAATGCAGGTTATGATGGCATTCCCGTTCCGCTGACCTTTTTGCAAGTCATTGAATATCATGGCGGATATGGCTTTCAAGAAAAAATGGAAGTATTAAAATTAAACCCAGTTAAAATTTTGCATGGTGAACAAGAGTATGAATATCTTGGCGATATTTATGCCGGGGATGAGCTTCATGTTACGAGTAAGATTGTTCGGGCAGATACCAAAATCGGTTCTTCTGGCGGAATGGATTTTGTTACGGAAGAAACCAGATATACCAATCAAAAAGGCGAATTAGTGGCAATTGCTAAAATTACGTTAGTTCACCGCCATTAA